In Glandiceps talaboti chromosome 16, keGlaTala1.1, whole genome shotgun sequence, a single window of DNA contains:
- the LOC144447565 gene encoding ubiquitin-conjugating enzyme E2 C-like: protein MSSQNIDPARQTTRVKAAGSSGPDKKDTHSVSKRLQQELMNLMMSGSKGISAFPDSDNIFKWIGTIHGAEGTVYEGLQYKLSLEFPSNYPYAAPVVKFSTPCYHPNVDQYGNICLDILKEKWSALYDVQTILLSIQSLLAEPNNESPLNVNAAELWENQTTYKKYLHERYAKDVLKKK, encoded by the exons ATGTCTTCACAGAATATTGACCCTGCTCGGCAAACCACCCGAGTTAAGGCAGCAGGATCGTCTGGACCAGACAAAAAAGACACGCACTCCGTCAGCAAAAG ATTACAACAAGAACTGATGAATCTTATG ATGTCTGGCAGTAAAGGTATTTCAGCTTTTCCTGACAGTGATAATATCTTTAAATGGATTGGAACGATACATGGAGCAGAGGGCACA GTCTACGAGGGATTGCAATATAAGTTGTCATTAGAGTTTCCCAGTAATTACCCCTATGCTGCACCTGTTGTTAAATTTTCCACACCCTGTTACCACCCAAATGTAGACCAGTATGGAAATATTTGCCTGgacattttgaaagaaaagtgGTCTGCGTTATATGATGTCCAAACCATTTTACTGTCAATTCAAAGTCTACTTGCAG aACCTAACAATGAGAGCCCATTAAATGTAAATGCAGCAGAACTCTGGGAGAATCAAacaacatacaaaaaatacctCCATGAAAGATATGCAAAAGATGTGCTTAAGAAAAAATGA